One window of the Candidatus Bathyarchaeota archaeon genome contains the following:
- the cysC gene encoding adenylyl-sulfate kinase produces the protein MTEKGRGSGEAGWVMWVTGLPSSGKSTLARGVAERLRRLGVKVEVLESDELRRVLTPNPSYSEEERRWFYGVLVYIAGLLARNGVNVIIDATGNRRAYRELARKRFERFVEVYVRCPLEVCMRRDVKGLYRKALEGVVKTLPGLQTPYEEPRNPEIAVDTDRLSPEESVETVLDGLRSLGYLK, from the coding sequence ATGACGGAGAAGGGTCGGGGATCCGGGGAAGCGGGTTGGGTTATGTGGGTTACCGGTCTGCCGTCTAGCGGTAAGTCTACCTTGGCTAGGGGTGTGGCCGAGCGGCTTAGGAGGCTCGGCGTCAAGGTGGAGGTGTTGGAGTCCGACGAGCTTAGGAGGGTTCTAACCCCTAACCCCAGCTACAGCGAGGAGGAGAGACGATGGTTCTACGGGGTCCTCGTCTACATAGCCGGCTTGCTGGCTAGGAACGGGGTTAACGTCATCATAGACGCGACGGGTAACCGGAGGGCCTATAGAGAGCTCGCTAGGAAGAGGTTCGAGAGGTTCGTGGAGGTGTACGTGAGGTGCCCCCTAGAGGTCTGTATGAGAAGGGATGTCAAGGGCCTCTACAGGAAGGCGTTAGAAGGGGTCGTCAAGACTCTCCCGGGGCTTCAGACGCCCTACGAGGAGCCTAGGAACCCGGAGATAGCCGTGGACACGGATAGGCTCAGCCCCGAGGAGTCTGTGGAGACGGTGTTGGACGGCCTCAGGAGCTTGGGCTATCTGAAGTAA